One genomic region from Ornithinimicrobium flavum encodes:
- a CDS encoding MDR family MFS transporter yields the protein MTGPAAYRLTPEHKRVFAGLMLGMFVASISQTIVGPAMPRIVAELGGMDHYSWVATAAMLVSAIVVPVVGKLSDMFGRRRFYLAGLVIFLLGSVLSGLAPNFWTLVAGRAVQGLGMGTLMPLSQTIIGDIIPPRQRGKYQGLMGAVFGVTSVAGPIAGGLITDHWGWRWLFFATVPLGVAAIFVIARFLRLEHEPSSGRVDVLGILTLSPALVAILLATSWGGVSYPWGSVPIVGLYLVGGALLGLFVLVETRAENPLIPLGLFANSVFTFANVAAFGLAMVMFGVIIYVPVFAQGVLGVGATESGLILMPMMLGLILVGIVSGYLVTRTGRYKELMLVGTVVLGVGVWLLTRLGAGSSEWELTAAIAVMGTGLGLAMQQYTLVVQNAVSRRDLGVATAALQFFRNVGNTVGIAIFGAVMTSGLARAIAGYLPPGAEDQLGDLDQIDAGAALDPAATVGMPPEVLEAIRAGLADRLHDVFLLGLPIVAVVFLATLGIRHIPLRDTVHTPDEAQREYLDTMASSSPSENYVPGLRHGDVGARTRERVLGLQLAMLARSAGRPDRPLLARAVTELGDGDLERGRQVLRNAALMLTSDDEQEVVTAERYAVQLARRATAPGGLLSEPLRQELAVRAAERARDEVLSVVEPSVAERHAAVDLAEVRQAASELSTALLVDIGTGDESPRVGAGTS from the coding sequence GTGACCGGCCCCGCCGCCTACCGGCTCACCCCCGAGCACAAGCGCGTCTTCGCCGGCCTCATGCTCGGCATGTTCGTCGCCTCGATCAGCCAGACCATCGTCGGGCCCGCCATGCCGCGCATCGTGGCCGAGCTGGGGGGCATGGACCACTACAGCTGGGTGGCGACGGCCGCGATGCTCGTCTCGGCGATCGTGGTGCCGGTCGTCGGCAAGCTCTCCGACATGTTCGGCCGGCGCCGCTTCTACCTCGCCGGCCTGGTCATCTTCCTCCTCGGCTCCGTCCTGTCCGGCCTCGCCCCGAACTTCTGGACGCTCGTGGCCGGACGGGCCGTCCAGGGCCTGGGGATGGGCACGCTGATGCCGCTGTCCCAGACGATCATCGGCGACATCATCCCGCCGCGGCAGCGCGGCAAGTACCAGGGCCTCATGGGGGCCGTCTTCGGCGTCACCTCGGTCGCGGGCCCCATCGCCGGTGGGCTCATCACCGACCACTGGGGCTGGCGCTGGCTCTTCTTCGCCACCGTGCCGCTGGGGGTGGCCGCGATCTTCGTCATCGCCCGCTTCCTCCGGCTGGAGCACGAGCCCTCGAGCGGGCGGGTGGACGTGCTCGGCATCCTCACCCTCAGCCCCGCGCTCGTCGCCATCCTCCTGGCCACCTCCTGGGGAGGCGTCAGCTACCCGTGGGGGTCCGTGCCGATCGTGGGCCTCTACCTCGTCGGCGGGGCGCTGCTGGGACTCTTCGTCCTGGTCGAGACCCGGGCCGAGAATCCCCTCATCCCCCTGGGGCTCTTCGCCAACAGCGTCTTCACCTTCGCCAACGTCGCCGCCTTCGGGCTGGCCATGGTGATGTTCGGCGTCATCATCTACGTCCCCGTCTTCGCCCAGGGCGTGCTCGGAGTCGGTGCCACCGAGTCCGGCCTCATCCTCATGCCGATGATGCTCGGCCTCATCCTCGTCGGCATCGTCTCGGGCTACCTGGTGACCCGCACCGGGCGCTACAAGGAGCTCATGCTCGTCGGCACCGTGGTCCTCGGGGTCGGCGTGTGGCTGCTGACCCGGCTCGGGGCCGGCTCCTCGGAGTGGGAGCTGACCGCGGCCATCGCCGTGATGGGCACGGGCCTGGGCCTGGCCATGCAGCAGTACACCCTCGTGGTGCAGAACGCCGTCTCCCGTCGGGACCTGGGGGTCGCCACGGCCGCCCTGCAGTTCTTCCGCAACGTCGGCAACACCGTGGGCATCGCCATCTTCGGTGCCGTGATGACCTCCGGCCTCGCCCGGGCCATCGCCGGCTACCTCCCCCCCGGCGCGGAGGACCAGCTCGGCGACCTGGACCAGATCGACGCCGGCGCCGCGCTCGACCCCGCCGCGACGGTCGGGATGCCGCCGGAGGTGCTGGAAGCGATCCGCGCCGGCCTGGCCGACCGGCTGCACGACGTCTTCCTCCTGGGGCTGCCGATCGTCGCGGTCGTCTTCCTCGCCACCCTCGGGATCCGCCACATCCCCCTGCGCGACACCGTGCACACCCCCGACGAGGCCCAGCGCGAGTACCTCGACACCATGGCGTCCAGCTCGCCGTCGGAGAACTACGTGCCCGGCCTGCGGCACGGGGACGTGGGCGCCCGCACCCGGGAGCGGGTGCTCGGTCTGCAGCTGGCGATGCTCGCCCGCAGCGCCGGGCGACCGGACCGTCCGCTGCTGGCCCGGGCGGTGACCGAGCTCGGCGACGGCGACCTGGAGCGCGGTCGGCAGGTGCTGCGCAACGCCGCGCTCATGCTCACCAGCGACGACGAGCAGGAGGTGGTCACGGCCGAGCGGTATGCGGTGCAGCTGGCCCGCCGGGCCACTGCGCCGGGGGGCCTGCTCAGCGAGCCGCTGCGGCAGGAGCTGGCCGTGCGGGCCGCCGAGCGCGCCCGGGACGAGGTGCTGTCCGTCGTCGAGCCGTCGGTCGCCGAGCGGCACGCCGCGGTCGACCTCGCCGAGGTGCGGCAGGCCGCCTCGGAGCTGTCGACGGCCCTGCTCGTCGACATCGGGACGGGCGATGAGTCCCCCCGGGTGGGGGCGGGAACCTCGTAG